Proteins from a genomic interval of Gossypium hirsutum isolate 1008001.06 chromosome A09, Gossypium_hirsutum_v2.1, whole genome shotgun sequence:
- the LOC107890285 gene encoding thionin-like protein 2, with product MEKSRVSVVVMICLVVGVLLIEPTAADFNAIVFGVCYGPCYVLCRIRPGTSNITCALKCLTSCIIKKSNTVGTVGDTQSFCHLGCASAMCSNLSSDNDPATKAVESCVGGCSETCAKRS from the exons atggAGAAAAGTAGAGTTTCAGTGGTGGTGATGATTTGTTTAGTGGTGGGGGTTTTACTTATAGAACCAACAGCAGCTGATTTTAACGCCATAGTATTCGGGGTCTGCTATGGACCTTGCTATGTGCTCTGCCGCATTCGACCGGGAACCTCCAATATAACTTGCGCTCTCAAATGCCTCACAAGTTGCATCATTAAGAAATCTAATACAGTCGGCACCGTCGGAGACACCCAATCGTTTTGCCACCTTGGTTGTGCTTCCGCCATGTGTTCCAACTTAAGCTCCGATAATGATCCTG CTACAAAGGCAGTTGAAAGCTGTGTGGGTGGTTGCTCAGAGACATGCGCCAAGAGGAGCTGA